In Chrysoperla carnea chromosome 2, inChrCarn1.1, whole genome shotgun sequence, the following proteins share a genomic window:
- the LOC123291851 gene encoding uncharacterized protein LOC123291851, translated as MRVSSCCCCFSLRTGTLILGYLGGIVYTLVSLGIILSLPYIREEVEEEEKDESLTPEELELLVTWTKVVSIATLVVYLGRILISVLLLIGVYKEKPKLIKIYLIVAIIGVIIDLFPAVILLIGCFSNTKLIGAFISDLLAIALHVYFITVIHSHRMEIIEIGGSSRGGSNLPRQA; from the exons ATGCGTGTATCAAGCTGTTGTTGCTGCTTTTCATTGAGAACAGGAACCTTAATTCTTGGTTATTTAGGAGgg ATTGTATATACACTCGTATCTCTGGGCATTATTCTTAGTTTACCATACATTAGAGAAGAGGTAGAAGAAGAAGAGA aggaTGAATCATTGACACCAGAAGAACTTGAACTCCTTGTTACAT ggACAAAAGTCGTTTCAATTGCAACCCTGGTTGTATATTTAGGAAGGATTCTAATAagtgttttattattgattggtgtttataag gaAAAACCCAAACTAATCaagatttatttaatagttgCAATTATTGGTGTTATAATAGACCTATTCCCTGCTGTTATATTGCTTATTGGATGTTTTTCTAATACGAAATTGATTGGAGCTTTTATTTCAGATCTACTTGCAATTg ccttacatgtatatttcataacgGTAATACATAGCCATCGTATGGAAATTATAGAAATTGGAGGATCCAGTAGAGGCGGTTCCAATTTACCCCGTCAGGCCTAA
- the LOC123292646 gene encoding glycine-rich cell wall structural protein 1-like, translating into MAKYIIYLAILALTFNHIRTEEIRPQKVQTKRGLLGLGTAGYGLGGYGVHGGYGVGGYGLGGYGLGGYGLGGARIGLSGASIGIASPGIGIAAGPAVGIAAGPAIAAGPAIAAGPAIVAGGGAIAAGAAPVRHTVSTVNQEVPVSVPQPIQITITRPVPVPVPVQVPIDVPRAVPVSVPQPYPVPVSRPYPVNVPRPVPVSVPQPVPYTVAQAVPVGVPQPVPVGVPQPVAVRVPQAVPVPVAAPVPVAAPVPYAQPVAIPQPVSVGIAAAPAISLGAIGGSGLALGGSSLALGGSSLALGGSSLALGGSSLALGGSSLALGGSSLGLGGYGGYGSGLALGSGIRYGSGLALGSGIRYGSSLGYGSGVALGGLRSISLGSGLSHGISYSSGLKYASAYH; encoded by the exons atggcTAAGTACATT ATATACTTGGCTATCTTAGCTTTAACATTCAATCACATTCGAACAGAAGAAATTAGACCACAAAAAGTCCAAACAAAAAGAGGGCTTTTAGGATTAGGTACAGCTGGATATGGTTTAGGTGGATATGGTGTGCATGGTGGATATGGTGTGGGTGGATATGGTTTGGGTGGATATGGTTTGGGTGGATATGGTTTGGGCGGCGCTCGTATAGGGTTAAGTGGAGCATCTATTGGAATTGCAAGTCCTGGTATCGGAATTGCAGCAGGTCCTGCTGTTGGAATTGCAGCAGGTCCAGCTATAGCAGCGGGTCCAGCTATTGCAGCAGGGCCAGCAATTGTTGCAGGTGGTGGTGCTATTGCAGCTGGTGCAGCACCAGTACGCCATACTGTTTCAACAGTTAATCAAGAAGTTCCAGTATCGGTACCCCAACCAATTCAAATTACAATCACACGACCAGTACCAGTGCCAGTTCCAGTTCAAGTTCCAATTGACGTACCCAGAGCAGTTCCTGTTTCAGTTCCACAACCATACCCAGTACCAGTTAGCCGACCATATCCTGTAAATGTACCACGACCAGTTCCTGTTTCGGTCCCACAACCTGTTCCATACACCGTTGCGCAAGCTGTTCCTGTTGGCGTACCACAACCTGTGCCTGTTGGAGTTCCACAACCAGTTGCTGTTAGAGTTCCACAAGCAGTACCAGTTCCAGTTGCTGCACCCGTACCTGTAGCAGCACCAGTACCATATGCACAGCCAGTTGCTATACCGCAACCCGTTTCTGTTGGAATTGCAGCGGCACCAGCAATATCATTAGGAGCAATCGGAGGCTCCGGTTTAGCACTAGGTGGTTCATCCCTTGCACTCGGTGGTTCATCCCTTGCACTCGGTGGTTCATCCCTTGCACTCGGTGGTTCATCCCTTGCACTCGGCGGCTCATCTCTAGCACTCGGTGGATCATCACTAGGACTCGGTGGATACGGTGGATACGGTTCAGGTCTAGCACTTGGCTCAGGCATACGATATGGTTCAGGCCTAGCACTCGGCTCAGGCATACGATATGGTTCAAGTCTAGGATACGGCTCAGGTGTAGCATTAGGTGGCCTTAGATCGATTTCATTAGGATCAGGATTATCACATGGGATATCGTACAGTTCAGGGTTAAAGTATGCTAGTGCTTATCATTAa